In Candidatus Kaelpia imicola, a single window of DNA contains:
- a CDS encoding glycosyltransferase family 9 protein, with translation MFKNILIIAHTNIGDFCYDLVVVNPLRRQFPNAKIYVLTSSRAKDIADGYKGLDGVITFDKHAKDKGLLGRLGIMVALIKDRFDLVVVLKQTMMYRFLNIPNKWSLAKYLGRFQPEAGMHVADVFLDFLRFHNINIQKAKFDFAFNEEENSFCDAFLIEEGIDDKDKVVGIHPFSGWSLKDWPIAKWNELAKILKSKYSIKVINLSKRNDFFSQRVLENISDEIVSADETTLKQAMALIKRCSLFIGGDSSLVHLASCMGVETIGLYGPTAKIYPYFHYHNIITSQKRYHCMPCSPGFSRCREEKVQTSPCMESISLEDVLELVERKLDL, from the coding sequence ATGTTTAAGAATATTTTAATTATCGCGCATACTAATATTGGTGACTTTTGTTATGATCTTGTAGTTGTAAATCCATTACGAAGGCAATTTCCAAACGCAAAGATTTATGTTCTTACATCATCACGCGCGAAAGATATTGCGGATGGATATAAGGGGTTAGACGGGGTTATAACTTTTGATAAGCATGCTAAAGATAAGGGGTTACTGGGTCGTTTAGGTATTATGGTTGCTTTAATAAAAGATAGGTTTGATCTTGTAGTTGTTCTAAAACAAACTATGATGTATAGATTTCTCAATATTCCTAATAAATGGAGCTTGGCGAAATATCTTGGACGTTTTCAACCAGAGGCTGGAATGCATGTTGCTGATGTATTTCTAGATTTTTTACGATTTCATAACATAAATATTCAGAAGGCTAAATTTGATTTTGCTTTTAACGAAGAGGAAAATTCCTTTTGTGATGCTTTTTTGATAGAAGAAGGGATAGATGATAAAGATAAAGTGGTAGGGATTCATCCCTTTAGCGGTTGGTCTTTAAAAGATTGGCCGATTGCGAAATGGAATGAGCTGGCAAAGATCCTGAAGAGCAAATATAGCATTAAGGTAATTAATCTCAGCAAGAGAAATGATTTTTTTAGTCAGAGGGTATTAGAGAATATCTCTGATGAAATTGTATCTGCGGATGAGACTACTTTAAAACAAGCTATGGCTTTAATTAAGAGATGCAGTCTTTTTATTGGCGGTGATTCTAGCTTGGTGCATCTGGCTAGTTGTATGGGAGTCGAGACAATTGGCTTATATGGCCCAACTGCAAAAATTTATCCGTATTTCCATTATCATAATATCATTACTTCTCAAAAACGATACCATTGCATGCCTTGTTCTCCAGGTTTTTCGCGGTGTAGAGAAGAAAAAGTTCAAACTAGTCCATGTATGGAAAGTATTAGTCTGGAGGATGTTTTGGAGTTGGTTGAGCGAAAACTAGATTTGTGA
- a CDS encoding nucleotidyltransferase domain-containing protein yields the protein MTIRLLDYYFLNPEAQIYINELARILDLDPKNTEIKLKELEKEGFFKSEFRGKQRYFFLAKDNPVLEHYRQIFLKTYGIEKKLKDIMGNIKGIKEAYLFGSYASNKMDSSSDIDLLAIGMHSVLELQRVVAKLQKDTDREFNVINLSPKEFEKKRKDKDPFIYGVFKTKIIRLI from the coding sequence TAAGATTATTGGATTACTATTTTCTCAATCCCGAGGCTCAAATCTACATTAATGAGCTGGCGAGGATTTTAGATCTCGATCCAAAAAATACGGAAATCAAACTTAAAGAGTTAGAAAAAGAGGGCTTCTTTAAGAGTGAATTTCGGGGAAAGCAAAGATACTTTTTTCTTGCAAAAGATAATCCTGTTTTAGAGCATTATCGGCAGATTTTCTTAAAGACCTATGGTATAGAAAAAAAACTTAAAGATATAATGGGCAATATCAAAGGGATTAAAGAAGCTTATCTATTCGGTTCATACGCAAGTAATAAGATGGATTCTTCAAGTGATATTGATCTTTTGGCTATTGGTATGCATTCTGTTTTGGAGTTGCAGAGAGTTGTCGCTAAGTTGCAGAAAGATACGGACCGGGAGTTTAATGTAATAAATCTAAGTCCAAAGGAATTCGAGAAGAAGAGAAAAGATAAAGATCCGTTTATATACGGTGTCTTTAAAACTAAAATTATAAGACTTATATGA
- a CDS encoding DUF4254 domain-containing protein, giving the protein MAETLGSLLDKLTIKAIRGVHLKKMLDGKSVKFPKSELKKKLQILKEQKVSLLKEIDEFIEGVLVGRIKVLRDEKLKLYNDPNLIGRVSNINSISKAMDVLVKKNLELWNLEDEARREDVPLSSIGSIKKKIDVVNQQRCDLIDDIDELFSQKLKLLREK; this is encoded by the coding sequence ATGGCAGAGACCTTAGGCAGTTTACTGGATAAGCTTACGATAAAAGCAATAAGAGGAGTTCATCTCAAGAAAATGCTTGATGGCAAAAGTGTAAAATTTCCTAAATCTGAACTAAAAAAGAAACTGCAGATATTAAAAGAACAAAAGGTATCTTTACTGAAAGAAATAGATGAATTCATTGAGGGAGTGCTAGTAGGAAGGATTAAGGTTTTAAGAGATGAAAAGCTTAAGCTTTATAATGACCCTAATCTTATAGGTAGAGTAAGTAATATTAACTCTATCTCAAAGGCTATGGATGTTCTTGTCAAAAAGAACTTAGAACTGTGGAACTTAGAAGATGAAGCACGAAGAGAAGATGTTCCTTTGTCTAGTATAGGTAGTATAAAGAAAAAGATAGACGTAGTCAATCAACAGAGATGTGATTTAATTGATGATATTGATGAACTTTTTAGTCAGAAGTTAAAACTTTTAAGAGAAAAATAG